One stretch of Streptomyces sp. NBC_00443 DNA includes these proteins:
- a CDS encoding DUF6397 family protein, which translates to MSGDTMTKPHLLSCTPSRAARELGVKRGELDLAIHLGLIRTVPDEGGGGRRVPRSEIDRVSSGRGFPESLVDRVRVVGTTEGADLIDVSPGRFTRLARLGLVVPVKWYFNRYRAVVWLYLAEELKRFAADEENGPVLTGRRMPEGLRGTLDAGVDLRPRNWRGRHRGFLLRMAEDPWESAGALAAFLDPVQIAELVPDPYERSHVNRFRPGPPVSGAPGSPSALIAEKLVTADDPDEISLLRAELAAVLQEARDRRPAPRPTTKRAPAPAHDAGHLRASRPVEPESPRGLLSWLRRRTPRTTTP; encoded by the coding sequence ATGTCAGGCGACACGATGACGAAACCGCACCTCCTGTCCTGCACGCCGAGTCGCGCGGCCCGGGAACTGGGGGTGAAACGAGGCGAGCTGGACCTCGCAATCCACCTCGGCCTCATCCGGACCGTGCCCGACGAGGGAGGCGGGGGCCGGCGTGTCCCACGGTCCGAGATCGACCGGGTGAGTTCGGGGCGCGGTTTCCCGGAGTCCCTGGTGGACCGTGTGCGGGTGGTGGGTACGACGGAGGGCGCGGACCTCATCGACGTGTCCCCCGGCAGGTTCACACGGCTCGCACGGCTGGGCCTGGTGGTGCCGGTGAAGTGGTACTTCAACCGCTACCGAGCCGTGGTCTGGCTGTATCTGGCAGAGGAACTGAAGCGGTTCGCCGCCGACGAGGAGAACGGCCCGGTGCTGACCGGTCGGCGTATGCCCGAAGGGCTGCGAGGGACGTTGGACGCGGGCGTGGATCTGCGTCCGCGCAACTGGCGGGGCCGCCACCGGGGATTCCTGCTGCGAATGGCCGAGGACCCATGGGAGAGCGCCGGCGCGCTGGCCGCGTTCCTCGACCCCGTCCAGATCGCGGAGCTCGTCCCCGACCCCTATGAGCGCTCTCACGTCAACCGCTTCCGCCCCGGCCCGCCGGTATCCGGCGCACCGGGTTCACCCTCCGCGCTCATCGCCGAGAAGCTCGTGACGGCGGACGACCCCGACGAGATCAGCCTGCTGCGGGCCGAACTGGCGGCGGTTCTGCAGGAGGCGCGAGACAGGAGGCCCGCCCCGCGTCCGACAACCAAACGGGCCCCGGCTCCGGCGCACGACGCAGGGCACCTCCGCGCGTCCCGGCCCGTGGAGCCGGAATCGCCGCGCGGCTTGCTGAGCTGGCTCCGGCGCCGGACTCCGCGGACTACAACGCCCTGA
- a CDS encoding acyl-CoA thioesterase — MTTNPAERLVDLLDLEQIEVNIFRGRSPQESLQRVFGGQVAGQALIAAARTTDGDRPVHSLHAYFLRPGRPGVPIVYQVERVRDGRSFTTRRVTAVQQGRTIFNLTASFHKPEQGSFEHQLPPARKVPDPESLPTVTDEIREHLGTLPEQLERMARRQPFDIRYVDRLRWTDEDVKGAEPRSAVWMRAVGPLGDDPVVHTCALTYASDMTLLDAVRIPVEPLWGPRSFDIASLDHAMWFHRPFRADEWFLYDQESPIATGGRGLARGRIYDLEGRLLVSVVQEGLFRAL; from the coding sequence ATGACGACGAACCCGGCCGAGAGACTCGTCGACCTGCTCGACCTGGAGCAGATCGAGGTCAACATCTTCCGCGGCCGCAGCCCGCAGGAGTCCCTGCAGCGGGTCTTCGGCGGCCAGGTGGCGGGCCAGGCACTGATCGCTGCCGCGCGCACCACTGACGGTGACCGTCCGGTGCACTCGCTGCACGCGTACTTCCTGCGCCCGGGGCGGCCGGGCGTGCCGATCGTGTACCAGGTCGAACGAGTGCGGGACGGCAGGTCGTTCACGACCCGCCGGGTCACCGCCGTGCAGCAGGGACGCACGATCTTCAATCTCACCGCCTCCTTTCACAAGCCTGAGCAAGGGAGCTTCGAGCACCAGCTGCCGCCGGCCCGCAAGGTTCCGGACCCGGAGTCGCTCCCGACGGTCACCGACGAGATCCGGGAACATCTGGGCACGCTGCCCGAGCAGTTGGAGCGGATGGCGCGCCGTCAGCCCTTCGACATCCGCTATGTGGACCGGCTCCGCTGGACCGACGAGGACGTCAAGGGCGCCGAGCCGCGCAGTGCCGTGTGGATGCGCGCGGTCGGGCCGCTCGGCGACGACCCGGTCGTGCACACCTGCGCGCTGACCTACGCCAGCGACATGACACTCCTGGACGCCGTCCGTATCCCGGTCGAACCGCTCTGGGGCCCACGGAGTTTCGACATCGCCTCGCTGGACCACGCGATGTGGTTCCACCGGCCGTTCCGCGCGGACGAGTGGTTCCTGTACGACCAGGAGTCGCCGATCGCGACCGGCGGACGGGGCCTGGCCCGTGGGCGGATCTACGACCTGGAGGGGCGCCTGCTGGTGTCCGTCGTCCAGGAGGGACTGTTCAGGGCGTTGTAG
- a CDS encoding DEAD/DEAH box helicase, translating to MTLIDQLPPTADPDALYEAFESWAEERGLTLYPHQEEALIEVVSGANVVVSTPTGSGKSMIAAGAHFAALARDEVTFYTAPIKALVSEKFFELCKIFGTENVGMLTGDASVNADAPVICCTAEVLASIALRDGKQADVGQVVMDEFHFYAEGDRGWAWQIPILELPQAQFILMSATLGDVSMFEADLTRRTGRPTSLVRSATRPVPLSYEYKLTPLTETLTELLETKQAPVYIVHFTQAQAVERAQALMSINMCSREEKDRIAELIGNFRFTTKFGRNLSRYVRHGIGVHHAGMLPKYRRLVEKLAQAGLLKVICGTDTLGVGVNVPIRTVLFTALTKYDGNRVRTLRNREFHQIAGRAGRAGFDTAGFVVAQGPEHVIENEKALAKAGDDPKKRRKVVRKKAPEGFVGWTENTFEKLITSEPEPLTSRFRVTHTMLLSVIARPGNAFDAMRHLLEDNHEPRKQQLRHIRRAIAIYRSLLDGGIVEKLDEPDATGRIVRLTVDLQQDFALNQPLSTFALAAFELLDPESPSYALDMVSVVESTLDDPRQILVAQLNKAKGEAVAAMKADGIEYEERMERLQDITYPKPLEELLFHAYDTYRKSHPWVGDHPLSPKSVIRDMYERAMSFTELVSFYELARTEGIVLRYLASAFKTLDHNIPDDLKSEDLQDLIEWLGEMVRQVDSSLLDEWEQLANPEEMTAEEAQEKADEVKPVTTNARAFRVLVRNAMFRRVELAALDHVEELGEMDADAGWDADAWGEAMDKYWDEYEDLGTGPDARGPKLLVIEEEPANRLWRVRQIFDDPNGDHDWGISAEIDLTASDAEGRAVVRVTDVGQL from the coding sequence GTGACCCTCATCGATCAGCTGCCGCCGACCGCCGACCCCGACGCCCTCTACGAAGCCTTCGAGTCGTGGGCCGAGGAGCGGGGTCTGACCCTGTACCCGCACCAGGAGGAGGCGCTGATCGAGGTGGTCTCCGGCGCGAACGTGGTCGTGTCGACGCCCACCGGCTCCGGCAAGAGCATGATCGCCGCGGGCGCTCACTTCGCCGCACTGGCCCGGGACGAGGTCACCTTCTACACCGCCCCGATCAAGGCGCTGGTCTCGGAGAAGTTCTTCGAACTGTGCAAGATCTTCGGCACCGAGAACGTCGGCATGCTGACCGGTGACGCGTCCGTCAACGCCGACGCCCCCGTCATCTGCTGCACCGCCGAGGTCCTCGCGTCGATCGCCCTGCGCGACGGCAAGCAGGCGGACGTCGGCCAGGTCGTCATGGACGAGTTCCACTTCTACGCGGAGGGGGACCGCGGCTGGGCATGGCAGATCCCGATCCTGGAGCTGCCGCAGGCGCAGTTCATCCTGATGTCGGCGACGCTCGGCGACGTCTCGATGTTCGAAGCGGACCTCACCCGGCGTACCGGCCGCCCGACCTCGCTGGTCCGCTCGGCGACCCGCCCCGTGCCGCTGTCCTACGAGTACAAGCTCACCCCGCTCACCGAGACCCTGACCGAACTGCTGGAGACCAAGCAGGCGCCGGTCTACATCGTGCACTTCACTCAGGCTCAGGCCGTGGAGCGGGCGCAGGCGCTGATGAGCATCAACATGTGCTCGCGCGAGGAGAAGGACCGGATCGCCGAGCTGATCGGCAACTTCCGCTTCACCACCAAGTTCGGCCGCAATCTCTCCCGTTACGTCCGGCACGGCATCGGTGTCCATCACGCCGGGATGCTGCCGAAGTACCGGCGACTGGTGGAGAAGCTCGCGCAGGCCGGTCTGCTGAAGGTCATCTGCGGCACGGACACGCTCGGCGTGGGCGTCAACGTCCCCATCCGCACGGTGCTGTTCACGGCCCTGACCAAGTACGACGGCAACCGCGTCCGCACCCTGCGCAACCGGGAGTTCCACCAGATCGCGGGCCGCGCCGGGCGCGCCGGTTTCGACACGGCGGGCTTCGTCGTCGCCCAGGGGCCCGAGCACGTCATCGAGAACGAGAAGGCGCTCGCCAAGGCCGGCGACGACCCGAAGAAGCGCCGCAAGGTCGTGCGCAAGAAGGCGCCCGAGGGCTTCGTCGGCTGGACGGAGAACACCTTCGAGAAGCTCATCACCTCCGAACCGGAGCCGCTGACGTCCCGCTTCCGGGTCACGCACACCATGCTCCTGTCGGTGATCGCCCGACCCGGCAACGCCTTCGACGCGATGCGGCACCTGCTCGAGGACAACCACGAGCCGCGCAAGCAGCAGCTGCGGCACATCCGGCGCGCGATCGCGATCTACCGCTCGCTGCTGGACGGCGGCATCGTCGAGAAGCTCGACGAGCCGGACGCCACGGGACGCATCGTCCGCCTCACCGTCGACCTCCAGCAGGACTTCGCGCTCAACCAGCCGCTGTCCACCTTCGCGCTGGCCGCGTTCGAGCTGCTGGACCCGGAATCGCCGTCCTACGCCCTGGACATGGTGTCCGTCGTCGAGTCCACCCTGGACGACCCGCGGCAGATCCTGGTCGCCCAGCTGAACAAGGCGAAGGGCGAGGCCGTCGCCGCGATGAAGGCGGACGGCATCGAGTACGAGGAGCGCATGGAGCGCCTCCAGGACATCACGTACCCGAAGCCCCTGGAGGAGTTGCTCTTCCACGCGTACGACACGTACCGCAAGAGCCACCCCTGGGTCGGCGACCACCCGCTGTCGCCGAAGTCCGTCATCCGGGACATGTACGAACGGGCCATGTCCTTCACGGAGTTGGTGTCCTTCTACGAGCTGGCTCGCACCGAAGGCATCGTGCTGCGCTACCTCGCAAGCGCCTTCAAGACCCTCGACCACAACATCCCCGACGACCTCAAGTCCGAGGATCTGCAGGACCTGATCGAGTGGCTCGGCGAAATGGTGCGCCAGGTCGACTCCAGCCTGCTCGACGAGTGGGAACAGCTCGCCAACCCGGAGGAGATGACCGCCGAGGAGGCCCAGGAGAAGGCCGACGAGGTCAAGCCGGTCACCACCAACGCGCGTGCCTTCCGCGTCCTCGTCCGCAACGCGATGTTCCGCCGCGTCGAGCTCGCCGCCCTCGACCACGTCGAGGAGCTGGGCGAGATGGATGCCGACGCCGGCTGGGACGCGGATGCCTGGGGCGAGGCGATGGACAAGTACTGGGACGAGTACGAGGACCTCGGCACCGGCCCCGACGCCCGTGGCCCCAAGCTGCTGGTGATCGAGGAGGAACCGGCGAACCGCCTGTGGCGGGTCCGTCAGATCTTCGACGACCCGAACGGCGACCACGACTGGGGCATCAGCGCGGAGATCGACCTCACCGCCTCCGACGCGGAGGGCCGCGCCGTGGTCCGCGTCACCGACGTAGGCCAGCTGTGA
- a CDS encoding metal-dependent hydrolase yields MMGPAHSLSGAAAWLGVGAAAAAAGHGMPWPVLLAGALICAGAALAPDLDHKAATISRAFGPLSRWLCEIVDKLSYAVYKGTKKQGDPRRSGGHRTLTHTWLWAVLIGGGASALAITGGRWAVLAILFAHMVLAIEGLLWRATRGSSADVLVWLLAATSAWILAGVLDKPGNGSDWLFTAPGQEYLWLGLPIVLGALVHDIGDALTVSGCPILWPIPVGRKRWYPVGPPKVMRFRAGSWVELKVLMPVFMVLGGVGCAAALNVI; encoded by the coding sequence ATGATGGGACCAGCACACTCACTGTCGGGCGCTGCCGCCTGGCTCGGCGTCGGAGCGGCAGCTGCCGCTGCCGGGCACGGAATGCCCTGGCCGGTCCTTCTCGCCGGCGCGCTGATCTGCGCCGGGGCCGCCCTCGCCCCGGACCTCGATCACAAGGCGGCCACCATCTCACGGGCCTTCGGTCCGCTGTCGCGCTGGCTGTGCGAGATCGTCGACAAGTTGTCGTACGCGGTCTACAAGGGGACGAAGAAGCAGGGCGACCCGCGTCGCTCCGGTGGGCATCGCACGCTCACGCACACCTGGCTGTGGGCGGTCCTGATCGGCGGGGGCGCCTCCGCCCTGGCGATCACCGGGGGCCGCTGGGCGGTGCTGGCGATCCTGTTCGCGCACATGGTGCTGGCCATCGAGGGCCTGCTGTGGCGTGCGACCCGGGGCTCCAGTGCCGACGTCCTGGTCTGGTTGCTGGCGGCGACCAGCGCGTGGATCCTCGCGGGCGTGCTGGACAAGCCGGGCAACGGCTCGGACTGGCTGTTCACGGCACCGGGCCAGGAGTACCTGTGGCTGGGGCTGCCGATCGTGCTCGGTGCGCTGGTGCACGACATCGGCGACGCGCTCACGGTGTCCGGCTGCCCGATCCTGTGGCCGATTCCGGTGGGCCGCAAGCGCTGGTACCCGGTGGGCCCGCCGAAGGTCATGCGGTTCCGGGCAGGCAGCTGGGTCGAGCTCAAGGTGCTGATGCCGGTGTTCATGGTGCTCGGCGGGGTGGGCTGCGCGGCGGCGCTCAACGTGATCTGA
- a CDS encoding type B 50S ribosomal protein L31 — MQQDKHPDYHEVVFRDRAAGYAFLTRSTATSDQTIEWDDGATYPVVDVEISSESHPFYPGKARTVDSEGRVAAFERRYGGGAGQAG; from the coding sequence ATGCAGCAGGACAAGCACCCCGACTACCACGAGGTCGTCTTCCGCGACCGCGCCGCAGGCTACGCCTTCCTGACGCGGTCCACCGCGACCAGCGACCAGACCATCGAGTGGGACGACGGCGCGACCTACCCGGTCGTGGACGTCGAGATCTCCTCCGAGAGCCATCCCTTCTACCCCGGGAAGGCACGGACGGTGGACTCCGAAGGCCGGGTCGCGGCCTTCGAGCGGCGCTACGGCGGCGGAGCCGGACAGGCCGGCTGA
- a CDS encoding DUF5709 domain-containing protein: MNSADGWGDDVYQPDASDQREDTGLLDAEDTLENDGVDDPLDRGWSPPDRPWAVEHSGVTAAERHQGETLDQRLAEEQPDLVAPDGDGLGDAEGTDGELVDNEVGADRSGRLVAPDEGAHEDEESGLVATDVGIDGAAASAEEAAMHIVDEDAYG, translated from the coding sequence GTGAACAGCGCCGACGGATGGGGTGACGACGTCTACCAGCCCGACGCATCCGATCAACGCGAGGACACAGGGCTGCTCGACGCCGAGGACACGCTGGAGAACGACGGCGTCGACGACCCCCTGGACCGCGGCTGGTCCCCTCCGGACCGACCATGGGCAGTGGAGCACAGCGGTGTCACGGCCGCCGAGCGCCACCAGGGCGAAACCCTCGACCAGCGGCTCGCCGAGGAGCAGCCCGACCTGGTCGCCCCTGACGGCGACGGCCTCGGCGATGCCGAGGGCACCGACGGGGAACTCGTCGACAACGAGGTCGGCGCCGACCGCTCCGGCCGCCTCGTCGCACCTGACGAGGGCGCCCACGAGGACGAAGAGAGCGGGCTCGTCGCGACGGACGTGGGCATCGACGGCGCGGCGGCGTCCGCCGAGGAGGCCGCCATGCACATCGTCGACGAGGACGCGTACGGCTGA
- a CDS encoding ABC transporter ATP-binding protein, with protein sequence MIGVAPPAYDPAAPTTANTLPVGAPATVRAYVVELFRRHRRAFVLLVVVNTVAVVASMAGPWLLGGLVERVSDDTGAGTRELHLELTIGLFTVALLIQAVFVRQVRLRGAMLGERMLADLREDFLVRSVGLPPGVLERAGTGDLLSRITTDIDRLANAMREAVPQLAIGVVWVVLLLGGLVVTAPPLAAAVLLAVPLLVVGCRWYFRRAPAAYRSEAAGYASVAAALAETVDAGRTVEAHRLGGRRVALSELRIKQWTAWERYTLWLRSVLFPVINVTHVTVLASVLIIGGVFVLQGWIGVGQLTTGALIAQMLVDPVGLILRWYDELQVAQVSLARLVGVRDIEPDAGDSGLAPDGRDVHADRVHFGYLEGVDVLRKVSLEVAPGTRLALVGPSGAGKSTLGRLLAGIYAPRDGRITLGGAELSRMTAERVRSHVALVNQEHHVFVGSLRDNLLLARTDATDAELWAALDAVDADAWARALDDGLDTEVGSGGFALTPAQAQQIALARLVLADPHTLVLDEATSLLDPRAARHLERSLARVLDGRTVVAIAHRLHTAHDADVIAVVENGRISELGSHDELVRADGAYAALWRSWHG encoded by the coding sequence ATGATCGGCGTTGCGCCACCGGCGTACGACCCGGCGGCCCCGACGACGGCGAACACGCTGCCGGTCGGCGCCCCCGCGACCGTACGCGCCTATGTCGTCGAGTTGTTCCGTCGGCACCGCCGTGCCTTCGTGCTCCTCGTCGTCGTCAACACGGTCGCCGTGGTGGCCTCGATGGCGGGGCCGTGGCTGCTGGGCGGGCTGGTGGAGCGGGTGTCGGACGACACCGGCGCCGGCACCCGTGAGCTGCATCTGGAGCTCACCATCGGCCTGTTCACGGTCGCCCTGCTCATCCAGGCCGTGTTCGTCCGGCAGGTGCGGCTGCGCGGCGCGATGCTCGGCGAGCGGATGCTGGCCGACCTGCGCGAGGACTTCCTCGTACGGTCGGTCGGTCTGCCGCCCGGTGTCCTGGAGCGGGCCGGGACGGGTGACCTGCTGTCCCGGATCACGACGGACATCGACCGGCTGGCCAACGCGATGCGCGAGGCCGTGCCCCAGCTGGCGATCGGCGTCGTGTGGGTTGTCCTGCTGCTGGGCGGGCTCGTCGTCACCGCGCCGCCGCTCGCCGCCGCCGTGCTTCTCGCGGTGCCGCTGCTGGTGGTCGGCTGCCGCTGGTACTTCAGGCGTGCGCCCGCCGCCTACCGCTCGGAGGCCGCTGGATACGCCTCCGTGGCCGCCGCGCTCGCCGAGACCGTGGACGCCGGACGGACCGTCGAGGCCCACCGCCTCGGTGGACGCCGGGTCGCGCTGTCGGAACTGCGGATCAAGCAGTGGACGGCGTGGGAGCGCTACACACTCTGGCTGCGGTCGGTGCTCTTCCCGGTCATCAACGTCACTCATGTGACCGTGCTCGCCTCCGTTCTGATCATCGGCGGTGTGTTCGTCCTGCAGGGGTGGATCGGGGTCGGTCAGCTGACGACGGGTGCGCTCATCGCCCAGATGCTGGTCGACCCGGTCGGGCTGATCCTTCGCTGGTACGACGAGCTGCAGGTGGCCCAGGTGTCGCTGGCCCGGCTGGTCGGGGTCCGGGACATCGAGCCGGACGCCGGAGACTCCGGGCTGGCGCCCGACGGCCGCGACGTGCACGCCGACCGGGTGCACTTCGGGTACCTGGAGGGCGTGGACGTGCTGCGCAAGGTCTCCCTGGAGGTCGCGCCCGGCACCAGGCTGGCGCTGGTCGGTCCCTCTGGTGCCGGCAAGTCGACCCTGGGCCGGCTGCTCGCGGGCATCTACGCGCCCCGGGACGGCCGGATCACCCTCGGCGGCGCCGAACTGTCCCGGATGACCGCCGAGCGGGTCCGCTCCCACGTGGCCCTGGTCAACCAGGAGCACCACGTGTTCGTGGGCTCCCTGCGCGACAACCTGCTGCTGGCCCGCACCGACGCGACCGACGCCGAGCTGTGGGCGGCGCTGGACGCGGTCGACGCGGACGCGTGGGCCCGTGCCCTCGACGACGGCCTGGACACCGAGGTCGGCTCGGGCGGGTTCGCGCTCACTCCGGCCCAGGCCCAGCAGATCGCGCTGGCTCGTCTGGTGCTGGCCGACCCGCACACGCTGGTCCTGGACGAGGCGACCTCGCTCCTCGACCCTCGCGCGGCCCGCCACCTGGAACGCTCCCTCGCCCGCGTCCTCGACGGCCGCACCGTCGTCGCCATCGCCCACCGCCTCCACACAGCCCACGACGCGGACGTCATCGCCGTCGTCGAAAACGGCCGGATCAGCGAACTGGGCAGCCATGACGAGCTGGTCAGGGCGGACGGGGCATATGCGGCACTGTGGCGGTCGTGGCATGGGTGA
- a CDS encoding ABC transporter ATP-binding protein, with protein MQIQDLPYPDPGVPDARSGPRFLWWLFRNQLDGQLKALAWGLLHFLSVSALPFCVGVAVQAVVDRSGTHLALAGGLLAVCCVGNALGDTFLHRTAVTNWITAAARVQQVLARKAAQLGSGLTRRVAAGEVVAVSTGDVEKIGWFVEAWSRFTAAAVTLVVVCVGLVVYQPALGLVIAVGLPLLAVAVLPLLPRATRRADFQREKAGRATELASDTVAGLRVLRGIGGEELFLDRYRRASQEVRHAAVRSARMWALISAIQVLLPGLLLIAVVWYGVHLARQGQVTVGELVTVYSSVMILTYPLRHFEEIAMAYSFSRPSARRAARVLALERATDTDGSRDGSETPSGDLSDPATGLLAPSGRLTAVVCGDPDAAGRLAERLGGHPSEEGTSVLLGGVPLDELPLDNARTAVLVQDKDPVLLSGTLRELFDVPRSGDVGAEEALAAAQCEDVLAALVQGALDTEDPMEARITERGRSLSGGQRQRIALARSLITDPEVLVLDEPTSAVDSHTEARIAEGVRNLRAGRTTVVFTSSPLLLDRADRVVLVHEGEVAAVGVHRELVHAEPRYRAVVTRETDEEAARDEALPGRAAGQDGLREGSALNEVLKELEEIEESA; from the coding sequence ATGCAGATTCAAGACCTTCCGTATCCCGATCCAGGTGTGCCGGACGCACGCTCGGGTCCCCGATTCCTGTGGTGGCTCTTCCGGAACCAGCTGGACGGACAGCTGAAGGCCCTGGCCTGGGGGCTGCTGCACTTCCTGTCCGTCTCCGCGCTGCCGTTCTGCGTCGGCGTCGCCGTACAGGCCGTCGTCGACCGCTCCGGCACTCACCTCGCCCTAGCTGGCGGCCTGTTGGCGGTGTGCTGCGTCGGGAACGCGCTCGGCGACACCTTCCTGCATCGCACCGCCGTCACCAACTGGATCACTGCCGCCGCCCGCGTCCAGCAGGTGCTGGCCCGCAAGGCGGCCCAGCTGGGCTCGGGGCTGACCCGGCGCGTCGCGGCCGGTGAGGTCGTGGCCGTCTCCACCGGTGACGTCGAGAAGATCGGCTGGTTCGTCGAGGCCTGGTCACGGTTCACGGCGGCGGCGGTCACCCTCGTGGTGGTCTGCGTCGGCCTGGTCGTCTACCAGCCCGCGCTCGGCTTGGTGATCGCCGTGGGACTGCCCCTGCTGGCGGTCGCCGTGCTGCCGCTGCTGCCCCGGGCGACCCGGCGGGCCGACTTCCAGCGCGAGAAGGCGGGCCGCGCGACCGAGTTGGCCTCCGACACCGTCGCCGGCCTGCGCGTGCTGCGCGGCATCGGCGGCGAGGAACTCTTCCTCGACCGCTACCGCCGCGCCTCCCAGGAGGTACGCCACGCGGCCGTACGCAGCGCCCGGATGTGGGCGCTGATCTCGGCGATCCAGGTGCTGTTGCCGGGCCTGCTGCTGATCGCGGTGGTCTGGTACGGCGTCCACCTGGCCCGCCAGGGCCAGGTCACCGTCGGCGAACTGGTCACTGTCTACAGCTCGGTCATGATCCTCACCTATCCGCTCCGTCACTTCGAGGAGATCGCGATGGCCTACTCCTTCTCCCGGCCCTCGGCCCGGCGGGCCGCGCGTGTGCTGGCGCTGGAGCGGGCCACCGACACCGACGGGTCCCGCGACGGGTCCGAGACGCCCTCCGGGGATCTGTCCGACCCGGCCACCGGACTGCTCGCCCCCTCCGGCCGACTCACCGCCGTGGTGTGCGGCGACCCGGACGCGGCGGGACGGCTGGCCGAACGGCTGGGCGGACACCCCTCGGAGGAAGGCACCTCGGTACTCCTGGGCGGCGTCCCGCTCGACGAGTTGCCGCTCGACAACGCCCGTACAGCCGTCCTCGTGCAGGACAAGGATCCCGTACTGCTCTCCGGCACACTGCGCGAACTGTTCGACGTACCCAGGTCGGGTGACGTCGGTGCCGAGGAGGCGCTGGCGGCGGCGCAGTGCGAGGACGTGCTCGCCGCGCTGGTCCAGGGGGCGCTCGACACCGAGGACCCGATGGAGGCCCGTATCACCGAGCGCGGCCGATCCCTGTCCGGCGGCCAGCGCCAGCGCATCGCGCTCGCCCGGTCGCTGATCACGGACCCGGAGGTGCTCGTCCTGGACGAGCCGACCTCGGCCGTCGACTCGCACACCGAGGCCCGGATCGCCGAGGGCGTGCGGAACCTGCGGGCGGGCCGCACGACCGTGGTGTTCACCTCGTCGCCGCTGCTCCTGGACCGCGCCGACCGGGTCGTACTCGTCCACGAGGGCGAGGTCGCGGCGGTCGGCGTGCACCGCGAACTGGTCCACGCCGAGCCGCGGTACCGGGCCGTCGTGACCCGGGAGACCGACGAGGAGGCCGCCCGCGACGAGGCACTGCCCGGAAGGGCCGCCGGCCAGGACGGCTTGCGCGAAGGGTCCGCCCTCAACGAGGTCCTGAAGGAACTGGAAGAGATCGAGGAGTCGGCATGA